GGCCCAGCTGAGCAGCAAGTACCCGTGCGCCACGATTCCCGGGAAGAACGGGTTTGCTTCGGCCGCTTCCTGGTTGGTGTGTGCGTAGAAGGTGTCGCCGGTGGAGTCGGCGAAGGCGGTGATGTCGTCCAGGGTGACCTGCCGCAGTCCGGACCGCACGGCGTCGCCGATCCGCAGAGTCGCAAGCGACTTCCGGAACGGGTGCGTTCCTTCCGTCTCCACGGTGAAGTTGCGGTCCGCGCCGGTGTGCCAGACGCCGGTCACAGCACTGAGCATGTTCGGCGAGCCCTGGATGGCGGTGCGCTGCATGTGGTGCATGACGGAGCGGATACCACCGAGTTCCTCGCCGCCACCGGCGCGGCCGGGTCCGCCGTGGACCAGGTGCGGGACAGGCGAACCATGCCCGGTGGACGAACGGGCGTCCTCGCGGTTGAGCATCAGGACTCGGCCGTGGTGCGCCGCGATTCCGGTCACCAATTCCCGGGCAACAGCAGGATCGTTGGTGCATACGGAGGCCACGAGGGAGCCGCCACCGCGCGCGGCGAGACGGACGGCGTCGTCGAGGTCCGCATAGCCGATCACGGACGACACCGGACCGAAAGCCTCGAGCGAGTGGACAGCTTCCGAGTCGACGTCGGCCCAGCTCAGGACGACGGGCGACATGAACGCGCCGCCCTCCACGACACCCACGGTGCCGTCGAGCGAGGTGACCGACGGCGAATCGAGCGTTCCGTACGCAAGCTCGCCACCGGCGTCGAGCATTGACTGCACTGCGGCGCGAACGTCGGCAAGCTGCTCGAGCGATGCGAGGGCGCCCATCGTGACGCCCTCTGCGCGGGGGTCACCGACCACGACGCGCTCGTCGACGCGCGCGCCGATGGCCGAGACGACGTCGGCCACCAGGGCCTGGGGCACGATGGTGCGGCGGATAGAGGTGCACTTCTGGCCGGCCTTGACGGTCATTTCGGTGACGACCGACTTGATGAAGGCGTCGAACTCGGGGGTGCCGGGCACGGCGTCTGGGCCGAGGATCGCGGCGTTGAGCGAGTCGGTTTCGGAGGTGAAGCGGACGCCGCCCTGGACCACGTTGACGTGGGACTTCAGCGAGTTGGCGGTGGAGGCGGAGCCGGTGAACGCGAGGAGGTCGCGGTAGTCAAGGTGGTCCAGCAGGGTGCGGGCCGATCCCGAGATGAGCTGCAGCGAACCTTCCGGCAGGATGCCCGACTCGACGATCGCCTTGACCACGACGGCGGCAACGTAGCCGGTGGGGGTGGCTGGCTTGACGATGGTGGGGACGCCGGCGATGAATGCTGGCGCGAACTTCTCGAGCATGCCCCACACGGGGAAGTTGAAGGCGTTGATCTGCGCCGCGACGCCCGGAATGCGGGTGTAGATGTGCTCGCCGGCGAAGGAGCCGTCCTTGGACAGGATTTCCATGGGTCCGTCCACCACAACCTGCGAGTTCGGCAGTTCGCGGCGGCCCTTGGAACCGAAGGTGAAGAGGACGCCGATGCCGCCGTCGATGTCTACCATCGAGTCGATCTTGGTGGCGCCGGTCTTGAAGGAGGACGTGTAGAACTCCTCGCGGCGGCCGTTGAGGTACTGGGCCAGTTCCTTGAGTTTGAGGGCGCGCTGGTGGAAGGTGAGCTTGCCGAGCTCTCGCTGGCCCACCGTGCGGCCGTAGTTCACGACGCCGGCAAGGTCCAGTCCGTCGGTGTTGACCGTTGCGAGGAT
This genomic interval from Arthrobacter sp. FW306-2-2C-D06B contains the following:
- the paaZ gene encoding phenylacetic acid degradation bifunctional protein PaaZ produces the protein MTSTAVAPEATTVETVPSFVQGEWWTPRADASVGVPVRDASTGEILATVNTDGLDLAGVVNYGRTVGQRELGKLTFHQRALKLKELAQYLNGRREEFYTSSFKTGATKIDSMVDIDGGIGVLFTFGSKGRRELPNSQVVVDGPMEILSKDGSFAGEHIYTRIPGVAAQINAFNFPVWGMLEKFAPAFIAGVPTIVKPATPTGYVAAVVVKAIVESGILPEGSLQLISGSARTLLDHLDYRDLLAFTGSASTANSLKSHVNVVQGGVRFTSETDSLNAAILGPDAVPGTPEFDAFIKSVVTEMTVKAGQKCTSIRRTIVPQALVADVVSAIGARVDERVVVGDPRAEGVTMGALASLEQLADVRAAVQSMLDAGGELAYGTLDSPSVTSLDGTVGVVEGGAFMSPVVLSWADVDSEAVHSLEAFGPVSSVIGYADLDDAVRLAARGGGSLVASVCTNDPAVARELVTGIAAHHGRVLMLNREDARSSTGHGSPVPHLVHGGPGRAGGGEELGGIRSVMHHMQRTAIQGSPNMLSAVTGVWHTGADRNFTVETEGTHPFRKSLATLRIGDAVRSGLRQVTLDDITAFADSTGDTFYAHTNQEAAEANPFFPGIVAHGYLLLSWAAGLFVEPAPGPVLANYGLENLRFITPVAAGDSIRVTLTAKKITPRETDEYGEVAWDAVLTNQNDEIVATYDVLTLVEK